The following proteins are co-located in the Candida dubliniensis CD36 chromosome 3, complete sequence genome:
- a CDS encoding nuclear envelope integral membrane protein required for nuclear transport, putative (Similar to S. cerevisiae BRR6;~In S. cerevisiae: essential nuclear envelope integral membrane protein required for nuclear transport; depletion alters nucleoporin distribution and nuclear envelope morphology, suggesting a role in the spatial organization of nuclear pores) → MITEEYSNISFSGIASESTPIKRKPQQTSFTEYVTVNETTINNNSTISPTNEKHQNQQQQSNKDVDELDSIIDTHPELKIASKENGEFNPVNVAYTMFTPQKQQNPEIMLTPSNNPLRQQRQQETKNEDLTIRSTQQVQNILLDPMTPYTLTLYFQLFSNVIMVSIIIYIVYLTYTTIKQDISIKIQRLTLDLLDEIAQCSKQYTLNKCHLSTRPPAIEQECNYLDKCQNQDPSLISRSNLTSEILAEIINSFFNRLNYKSISIVLIFLIINLVSNYYIIGNFQYNEINRLKKLESNVNQESKLDTKTNSD, encoded by the coding sequence ATGATAACTGAagaatattcaaatatatCTTTTTCAGGAATAGCCCTGGAATCCACaccaattaaaagaaaaccacAACAAACAAGTTTTACCGAATATGTGACTGTCAATGAAACGACTATAAATaacaattcaacaataCTGCCAACAAACGAAAAACATCAGaaccaacaacagcaaTCCAATAAAGATGTTGACGAATTGgattcaattattgatacACACcctgaattgaaaattgcCAGCAAAGAGAATGGTGAATTCAATCCTGTCAATGTGGCATACACAATGTTTACACCCCAAAAGCAACAGAATCCTGAAATAATGCTAACCCCACTGAACAACCCCCTACGACAACAGAGACAAcaagaaaccaaaaacGAGGATTTGACTATTAGATCAACCCAACAAGTTCAAAACATACTACTAGATCCGATGACACCATATACTCTAACATTATATTTCCAGTTATTTTCTAATGTTATAATGGtcagtattattatttatattgtcTATCTAACATATACAACCATTAAACAGGATATAAGTATCAAAATTCAACGATTGACacttgatttattagaCGAAATTGCTCAATGTCTGAAACAATATACCTTGAATAAATGTCATCTATCTACTCGACCACCAGCAATTGAACAAGAATGTAATTATTTGGATAAATGTCAAAATCAAGATCCATCTTTGATTAGTCGATCAAATTTGACAAGTGAAATATTAGcagaaattattaattcattcTTCAATAGATTGAATTATAAAAGTATTAGTATTGtattaatatttcttataatcaatttggtgtcgaattattatattattggcaatttccaatataatgaaattaatcgattgaaaaaattagagTCCAATGTGAATCAAGAATCGAAATTGGATACCAAAACAAATTCAGATTAG
- a CDS encoding DNA repair protein, putative (Similar to S. pombe THP1), with protein sequence MTKNLDSFRYTGTQNVDNNNKPYRITKLLPKLKTKRRIETKSSTNNQKLSVNLPDLKPSLNDHLQVLFVGFNPGTESAIQQHHYAHHSNLFWKLFNQSQLLHKVISKNNQQEEQQIVLDDSNDQFLNHLLENGCNATHDFKLIKYNIGFSDLVLRSTARADQLTISEKLENVPRLLSEFKSSRVETIVIVGKGIWEIIVKYFMKELNISSTNFKLTSSNSNRKSDGGSAPKNFEWGLLQKGSDLTYNLIIDSIYKHIDESSKIYILPNTSGLVASLSFDEKLKLWQDMVNDL encoded by the coding sequence ATGACAAAGAACTTGGACAGTTTCCGATATACAGGGACTCAAAATGTtgacaataacaacaaaccGTACAGAATAACCAAGTTACtaccaaaattgaaaacaaaacgAAGAATCGAAACCAAACTGTCTACTAATAACCAGAAATTATCTGTGAACCTTCCTGATTTAAAACCTTCACTAAATGATCACCTACAAGTTTTATTTGTGGGATTTAATCCGGGTACTGAATCAGCgattcaacaacatcattaTGCTCATCATTCGAATTtattttggaaattattcaatcaaAGTCAATTACTACATAAAGTGATATCGAAAAATAACCAACAGGAAGAACAACAGATTGTACTCGACGATTCAaatgatcaatttttaaatcatttacTTGAAAATGGATGTAATGCTACTcatgatttcaaattaattaaatataatattggATTCAGCGATTTAGTGTTACGAAGTACCGCAAGAGCTGATCAATTGACAATATCGGAGAAATTAGAAAACGTTCCTCGATTATTACTGGAGTTTAAGCTGTCTCGTGTGGAAACCATTGTGATTGTGGGAAAAGGAATTTGGGAGATTATagttaaatattttatgaAGGAATTGAATATTAGTAGTACGAATTTTAAATTGACTAGCAGCAACAGTAATAGAAAAAGCGATGGTGGTAGTGCTCccaaaaattttgaatggGGGTTATTACAAAAAGGATCAGATTTGACTTATAATTTAATCATTGATTCTATTTACAAACATATTGACGAGTCAAGTAAAATATACATACTTCCCAATACTTCGGGGCTTGTGGCGAGTTTATCATTcgatgaaaaattgaaactttGGCAAGACATggttaatgatttataa